One Hevea brasiliensis isolate MT/VB/25A 57/8 chromosome 6, ASM3005281v1, whole genome shotgun sequence genomic window, TATCCTGGAAAAGAATATCTCTAATGGCTTCAGGAGGAGGTTGCCCAAGCTAATGCAATCCAAGAGGAAGGTCAGAGCAATATTAGCATGCACTTATTGGTTAATCAACCTGCGGATGTCCCTGACCAGACTGAAGTTTCCATTTACATTAACTTCAGCAGTCAGCATTAGGGAACAAGCTTGTTAGACCTCTTCTATTGCCATTTATCTTCTTTCCCATGAAATCGAGAGGCCACGCAAGAGCAGCCCATTATTCAGCTTCACCGAAGCAACACTTAAGAGCTCCATCAAAATAACTTTcatcttttcctttctttcaAGTAGCCACCCTTTTAACTGAATAAATCGAACTGAAACGTCTTAATTCGGTAATTCAATTCGAATTTAAAataattcggttcgattcgattttgcaTTTTAAGAATTTCGATTATTTCAATTCGCTTTGGTTTTTAAGAGAAAAAAAGTAATTAaaccaaatcgaatcgaattgctttattgatttttaaattaatttatttttataaaaaatttatgaattatatgaattttatatatatatatatatatatatatatatatatatatatatatatatatatatatattatttaattttatttattaatgattattaggttcaaatcaaggttaaaatcagatcaaataacttgcaaataaagtctaaattaaaaaatttatttaaattcaaattctGATTTGTTCAaactgaatcgaaccgaaatagagcgattcagttcagtttttcatccatttcggttcggtttggtttttaaaatatgataattcaattttaataattcaattttGATTTAAACTGAATACTCAGTCATATATCAATAGCAATTGTTATTTTTCATGTAACTTGAAATTTAGATATGTTTTCATGAATATGGATTTTTGTGACCCGACCTGAAAAATTTTGCGCTGCGACCCAACTGGgaaaaaagtgagatctgtgacGATAGCGAAAGGCACAGGGTAGTAGGCTTGGGCCTAAAGCCTACCATTGATCTTCTTGGGGGTGTGGGGACAACGCCCCCGCGGTATGAaccaatataaatattgtaatattctgtcCTTAGCGAGTTGTGAGATATTTGAGAAACACATTGAGGTTAGAGTTTGAGAGTTCTAAGTGATTGTATTTTACTCTTTTttatcatagtgaaactttttctcttatcttgctcatagacgtagaccttacggttgaatTATGTTAAATCTTATgttatttttctctcttttctatATCTTTTTTATACTACGTAATTATGCGATTTATATATATGTGTTAGATTTACGTGCCTGTCATAGCAGCAATAATGTCTGCCACAAGATTCCAATCTTGCACTAAGCCTTGCTCCTCCATTCCCAAAGAAGCCAAACACAACAGGCCAATCCATTTCTGTTGGCATTCTCGTGAAATCATTCTATGCTCTACATgatcttattattattataacaagatcagtattattatattttaatagaaTTTCATCCAAATTTTTAATATGATaagaaataataatgataataataataattttctatTGTAGTGATTATATTAAGATTTTGGCTAAAATCTCTATAAAATGGGCAATAATGAGcattttgaaataaaaaaaaaaacctgattTAAGGGTTTGCCTTTGCTATGGGATCTAACCCATGCTGGACAAGAAGGGGATGGAGCTGTATTtatgtaataaaaataattatataacattttatatacattttaatataattaaaattaagaatatcataattaaaaaaaaatagtaggGGCAGAAATAATAGAGGATTTTGCTTGTGTTAACATGCTAGATTTGTTTAATATTATTGTTATAACTgttgtttaaaaaaatatatatttaaatattttcatctgacaaataaataaattcttcatattatttttttaacccAGTAAATCAATCCCTTCAAACTTTACCCTTTTATCTAAAAGAGGTTggtgtttctttttttttaattatatatgcaCAATAATTCACATTAGTTGGAGCCAACCATGTGCTTCCCTAATTGATACATGACAAAACAGATGAACCCTGAAGCTACATGGCCAAGTTGTGGCCCTGCTTGCAACTAAACCAGATGTTGGAAATTATTAGCTAAGAATTTTTATTTTCagtttaaacaaaaattaaaagtgAAACTACAACTGTAGCTAGCCTAGCAATTAGCATGCAGACAAAGCTCACCAAACTTGTTCTTGGAGACTTTTTCTAACATGTATGTATTAAGAATTGTCAAATGAATGTTAGGAgtcattaaacatcatttctaacatAATGGACTTCAGTAATTATACTCAAAGCGGCACTGACCTGGCAATCGGCATGCTAACTGCAATATGCTATTCTTGAACCAAAAAGGCATAATCTTTGACACCTTCTTATGTCTATGATAGGCTTGTCAGTGAATTTTAGGGATTTCTGATCAAATAAACCTAATTTTACTAATAGTTTTAGCAGTATTCTtggatgtaaattatttgtaggtCACAGGGCTCAACATGTTTCAACATTGATTCGGGGAAGGTTCATCCATTCTCATGAACTAAACAGCACTGCAACAATATTGTAAATAAACCAAACACAAGATCACACCAGCAAAATTCCAACACATACAGCATAAATAAAGTGCTTCTTGGCAAGTAAGATTCATACAGCTTTTGCATATGATTCTATTTACAAATGAATTAGCTACTGGGAGATTTTGAACATTTCTCGAAGAAAGGAAATGCAAGCACAACATTTCTGCAAGCAAAATGTGATAGGTAAAGGGTTTAATGTCTTGAACTTGTTAAAGTCCGGCGTTCGCCTCTTGTTCCCACTAACTAGGGTTTCAAAAAATCACCTTGCAGCACTGGTGAACTATCTGAAACCGCACTTCCAGCATCCTGCAAAGGCTCCCACTGCCTTGTTGGACTGGCAAAGTTTTGTATAGGTTGCCTTTTAGAATTAGATAAAACGTGGTCTCTAAGGCTTTTCACTGATCTATATTGCATAATTTCATCTTCAGGATCCCGTGTCTGAGAATGCAAATCAAGTTCAGATAATCTTTCCCTATCAAGCACATCTGATTTTTCCTGACTTTTACTAATGAAATCCCAGTCAGGACCATCCATGCTATAGGAATTTTTTCTTTGCAAACAGATGCTTCCCCATTGAATGTTCTCAGAGATAGACTTTCTCCCCTTAAAATCTCTATCTACTGAGACCCGCTTCAGATTATCTAAAGCATCACTATCACAAGCATAACTCCACTTGTAGCTTTTGCTGATGTTGTCCATGTTTAATTCAATGGAGTGAAGATCGCTATCAGCTGAATCATCTCCATCATGAACTTCTCCATTTTCTATTACCCCAACGTTTGCTTCTTTCTCAGCCCTTTGTGATGATCCATTTTGTATCTCCTTCAAATAAGCCTCAAGCTCTTTAATTCTTTCATAATTTGGAGAGTCACGATCATTTTCTTTACCTGCTACTTTTTCCTTGAGGTAGGACTCAAGCTCATTTCTTAGCCTCTCAACTGCTGCATTTTTCTCTTCGAAATGATATTTAGCTTCAGAGAGCTTCATCTGGACCCTTTCTTCACGCAACACATCAGCGAGCTGAAGCATTTCCCTTTCTTTTTCCATCTCCTCCCTAACTTTTGCAGATTCTCTTTTCAATTCTTCGACCTCAGCTCTGTCTTCTCCAATGCCTCTGGCCAACTCGTCGCAGACTTGCTCCAATATCTCCTTTGCCCTCTTCTCACTCTCAAGCTCTTTCAAAGCCTGTGACAAAGATGCCTTTGTATCTGCCAATTCTTTTCCAAGCTTCTTATTCAACCTCTCTGTCTGTCTTCTTAATTTCTTCTCTACTTCAAGCTCCTCTGCAATGCATGCTATGGCATTGTGAATCCTATCTCGCTCTTTGCTTTTCCAAGCTGCCTTTTCTTCTTCAAAATGCTTCAAAAGGAACTCGATCTCATTGCGGTTAAAGCGCTGTTCTTTAATCAATTGATCGACCTGGACGCGGGCTCGATCAAGCTCAACACGAAGTGCTGAGACAAGGGACATGCCTGAAGAGTGCTGCTCATCAAGACTCCAGATACGGTTCAGAACTTTCAGAAGTTCTTTGGATGTGGTCAAGCCATTGCTAACATCCTTCAAACGGGTTTTAATTCCAATTATACATTCCTTGTGAGTCTTGCCCTTGGTATGAGTTTCAATCTGCATTTTTGTGGAATTATAACACTTGCTTAAAACAACCTCAAGATTGTCAGGTAATACAAAAGCATACAAAATGAGAGCTTTTGAAATGCAGTGATCGAAATTCAAAAGCATTGaacttttctttcccttttctgatAGGAAGAATATAACATTTTCGAAGTACATAAATTATCAGTTATTTTTtgaaaaagaaaattcatttgaaatgataatgtttTGAAAGCTACAGATGGTGGAGCCATTTTCAGGGACATATTACAAAACATGCACTAAGGACATGTTCCCTGTTCTATCCTAATCATgctacaaaattttcaaacagggaAACATTATTTGAAAACGACCCAAAACTATACTTGTAACGTAACATACCTCCATCAAACTTGCATTACTAACAGAGTCCAAGCCTCCCACATTATAATCAGTCACCCCAAATTTCTTTCTAGCAAATGATGCCCTTCTCCTATGACCATTTCCTCTAGATCGATCCATCTTCTGCCCAACCCAGAGACAATGATTTTTGTGAGATAGATTAATAATACAAAAACAAATTAAAGTGTATATAAGACACCCGAAAGAAGAAAAACCTCTGGAATTGGAGTGTAAGATGGATCTGACAAATGTGGGAACTTTGCAACTTTTTCTCTGCTTCTCAGCTCTTTAGTATCTGCTACCGTTTCTAAATCCTTTCTAACTCTCGGTGAAGGAATGTTATTGATCTCCCACAAAGTAGCAGCCAATTTTCTTGCAGAAACCGAAGCTTCTTTAGCTTTGCCCCCACTTTGAGAGGGTGGACACTTGGTGGATTCTGCATTTGGCATTGATAAAGTTGGAGATTTGGTGCTTGTTTTCCACGTTGGGACAGGAGTGGTAGACCCACCTCTCTTCCCAACCAGAATTGCTCGCTTGAATCTGTACTTTTGGATCAGTGAGGacgaggaagaagatgaatttccTCGCTTTCTGATCTTGCAGTGCTCTCTGCTTTTTGCCTCCATATATGCAACTGTCAACGACCCAATTTCAGTTTTGGCAAATAAGTGGGAGTTGACTAAAAGGTTAAGGCCTAATGCATATATGTTATCTGATCATCATTCTTGTTATTGTATTTACAAGATCATGAAAGATTTGCAAGAATTATGGAGTTGCAATGAGAGACTAGTGTGTGAGATTCATGGATGATCATACTCCTTGGAATTGCGTGTGAAAAAAAA contains:
- the LOC110663108 gene encoding uncharacterized protein At5g41620 isoform X1, with amino-acid sequence MEAKSREHCKIRKRGNSSSSSSSLIQKYRFKRAILVGKRGGSTTPVPTWKTSTKSPTLSMPNAESTKCPPSQSGGKAKEASVSARKLAATLWEINNIPSPRVRKDLETVADTKELRSREKVAKFPHLSDPSYTPIPEKMDRSRGNGHRRRASFARKKFGVTDYNVGGLDSVSNASLMEIETHTKGKTHKECIIGIKTRLKDVSNGLTTSKELLKVLNRIWSLDEQHSSGMSLVSALRVELDRARVQVDQLIKEQRFNRNEIEFLLKHFEEEKAAWKSKERDRIHNAIACIAEELEVEKKLRRQTERLNKKLGKELADTKASLSQALKELESEKRAKEILEQVCDELARGIGEDRAEVEELKRESAKVREEMEKEREMLQLADVLREERVQMKLSEAKYHFEEKNAAVERLRNELESYLKEKVAGKENDRDSPNYERIKELEAYLKEIQNGSSQRAEKEANVGVIENGEVHDGDDSADSDLHSIELNMDNISKSYKWSYACDSDALDNLKRVSVDRDFKGRKSISENIQWGSICLQRKNSYSMDGPDWDFISKSQEKSDVLDRERLSELDLHSQTRDPEDEIMQYRSVKSLRDHVLSNSKRQPIQNFASPTRQWEPLQDAGSAVSDSSPVLQGDFLKP
- the LOC110663108 gene encoding uncharacterized protein At5g41620 isoform X2, whose amino-acid sequence is MEAKSREHCKIRKRGNSSSSSSSLIQKYRFKRAILVGKRGGSTTPVPTWKTSTKSPTLSMPNAESTKCPPSQSGGKAKEASVSARKLAATLWEINNIPSPRVRKDLETVADTKELRSREKVAKFPHLSDPSYTPIPEMDRSRGNGHRRRASFARKKFGVTDYNVGGLDSVSNASLMEIETHTKGKTHKECIIGIKTRLKDVSNGLTTSKELLKVLNRIWSLDEQHSSGMSLVSALRVELDRARVQVDQLIKEQRFNRNEIEFLLKHFEEEKAAWKSKERDRIHNAIACIAEELEVEKKLRRQTERLNKKLGKELADTKASLSQALKELESEKRAKEILEQVCDELARGIGEDRAEVEELKRESAKVREEMEKEREMLQLADVLREERVQMKLSEAKYHFEEKNAAVERLRNELESYLKEKVAGKENDRDSPNYERIKELEAYLKEIQNGSSQRAEKEANVGVIENGEVHDGDDSADSDLHSIELNMDNISKSYKWSYACDSDALDNLKRVSVDRDFKGRKSISENIQWGSICLQRKNSYSMDGPDWDFISKSQEKSDVLDRERLSELDLHSQTRDPEDEIMQYRSVKSLRDHVLSNSKRQPIQNFASPTRQWEPLQDAGSAVSDSSPVLQGDFLKP